A single Taeniopygia guttata chromosome 30, bTaeGut7.mat, whole genome shotgun sequence DNA region contains:
- the LOC140681004 gene encoding olfactory receptor 14J1-like, translated as MSNSSSISHFLLLALADTRQLQLLHFCLFLGISLAALLGNGLIISAVACGHHLHTPMFFFLLNLALSDLGSICTTVPKAMHNSLWDTRDISYTGCAAQLFFFLFFIGAEYFLLTIMCYDRYVSICKPLHYGTLLGSRACAHMAAAAWASAFLNALLHTANTFSLPLCHGNALGQFFCEIPQILKLSCSKSYLRELGLIAVTVSVGFGCSVFIVFSYVQIFRAVLRIPSEQGRHKAFSTCLPHLAVVSLFLTTVVFAHLKPPSMSSPSLDLALSVLYSVVPPALNPLIYSLRNQELKAAVRRLMTGCFQVH; from the coding sequence atgtccaacagcagctccatcagccacttcctcctgctggcactggcagacacgcggcagctgcagctcctgcacttctgcctcttcctgggcatctccctggctgccctcctgggcaacggcctcatcatcagcgccgtagcctgcggccaccacctgcacacgcccatgttcttcttcctgctcaacctggccctcagcgacctgggctccatctgcaccactgtccccaaagccatgcacaattctctctgggacaccagggacatctcctacacaggatgtgctgcacagctctttttctttctcttcttcattggagcagagtatttcctcctgaccatcatgtgctatgaccgctacgtgtccatctgcaaacccctgcactatgggaccctcctgggcagcagagcttgtgcccacatggcagcagctgcctgggccagtgcctttctcaatgctctgctgcacacggccaatacattttccctgcccctgtgccatggcaatgccctgggccagttcttctgtgaaatcccccagatcctcaagctgtcttgctccaaatcctatctcaggGAACTTGGTCTCATTGCTGTTACTGTGTCTGTGGGATTTGGATGTtctgtgttcattgttttctcctatgtgcagatcttcagggctgtgctgaggatcccctctgagcagggacggcacaaagccttttccacctgcctccctcacctggccgtggtctctctgttcctcaCAACTGTAGTATTTGCTCACCTGAAGCCCCCCTCtatgtcctccccatccctggatctggccctgtcagttctgtactcagtggtgcctccagccctgaaccccctcatctacagcctgaggaaccaggagctcaaggctgcagtgaggagactgatgactggatgctttcaggtACATTAA